The Gordonia iterans DNA window GCTCAGCCGCAGACCCAGCCAGGAGAGCCTGCTGCGGAAGCTGCGGGTGTAGTACTCCACACGTTCGACCTTCACCGGTCGGGGTGCACTCATCGCTGCGCTCCTCCATCGTTCCGCCCGCCGGGTGGCGGGCCACTTCCAGCCTAGGACCTGCAGACTCCGGCGTCCGGGACGACTCGCGAAGGTCACGAACCGGCCCGGACGTTAGGCTGGACACCTGGACGCGTCTCCGGTGACGCCCGCAGCGCGCACCCATCACAAGTGTCCCGGTCAGCAGCGACGAGCAGGAACGGCGGTACCGCGATGGCGTACGAACCCGAGCCCACCTCGGCGTTCGACGGTCCGGCACACCTCGACGGCGAACGACGATGAGCGCCGCCGCCGTCTACGAGGCCGAACAGCTGTGGTCGGCGGTCCTGGACCGTGGCGGGCCCGTGGAGTTCCACGGCTCACACCTCCACCTGCCAGTACAGAAGCGGTTCGCCGACATCGCCTCGGTCCAGCGTTATGTCGACGACGTGCTGGCGAGGGAATCCACTCGCACCGAGTTCCCGAACGCGGGTCCGGTCACGGTGCGCGAGCGTCGCGGACAAACCAGAGCCCACTACGAGCCGGCCACCGCGACGATCGCCGTC harbors:
- a CDS encoding TIGR04338 family metallohydrolase, whose amino-acid sequence is MSAAAVYEAEQLWSAVLDRGGPVEFHGSHLHLPVQKRFADIASVQRYVDDVLARESTRTEFPNAGPVTVRERRGQTRAHYEPATATIAVPLIDRSFGRESVVLHELAHHLSVSNGLSADRTGTRWHGVEFRETLLGLVSEVLGAQAALLLRAGYHSSGVRR